From Cellulomonas dongxiuzhuiae, the proteins below share one genomic window:
- a CDS encoding metal ABC transporter substrate-binding protein: protein MSRSPRRSRLLAAVLALPVLVTAACSASPGEDGTVQALASFYPLQMVTQEVGGDRVTVSSLTPPGAEPHDVELSPAQVASVGAAQLVVHQSGFQPAVDDAVAQASPEHVVDAAVHADLADDAEDVDDHGADPHFWLDPTRLAAVADDVATALSEIDPDGADVYRANADALTARLTALDEAYTAGLATCERRVVVTSHEAFGYLADRYDLELVGISGVDPETEPSPARLREVGDVVRDEGVTTIFFETLVSPKVAQTLAADLGVEAAVLDPIEGLSDDTQDYFSIAEANLEALRVALSCS from the coding sequence ATGTCCAGGTCTCCCCGCCGCTCCCGCCTGCTCGCCGCCGTCCTGGCCCTGCCGGTGCTGGTGACCGCGGCGTGCTCGGCGAGCCCCGGCGAGGACGGCACGGTGCAGGCACTCGCGTCGTTCTACCCGCTGCAGATGGTGACGCAGGAGGTCGGGGGCGACCGCGTGACCGTCAGCTCCCTGACCCCTCCCGGTGCCGAGCCGCACGACGTCGAGCTCTCCCCCGCCCAGGTCGCGTCCGTCGGCGCCGCCCAGCTCGTCGTCCACCAGTCCGGCTTCCAGCCGGCCGTCGACGACGCCGTGGCCCAGGCGTCACCCGAGCACGTCGTCGACGCCGCCGTGCACGCCGACCTCGCGGACGACGCCGAGGACGTGGACGACCACGGCGCCGACCCCCACTTCTGGCTGGACCCCACGCGCCTGGCCGCGGTCGCCGACGACGTGGCCACCGCGCTCTCCGAGATCGACCCCGACGGGGCCGACGTCTACCGGGCCAACGCCGACGCCCTCACCGCGCGCCTCACCGCCCTCGACGAGGCGTACACGGCCGGGCTCGCCACGTGCGAGCGCCGCGTCGTCGTCACGTCGCACGAGGCGTTCGGCTACCTCGCGGACCGCTACGACCTCGAGCTGGTCGGCATCTCGGGCGTCGACCCCGAGACCGAGCCGTCGCCCGCACGGTTGCGCGAGGTGGGGGACGTCGTGCGCGACGAGGGGGTCACGACGATCTTCTTCGAGACGCTCGTCTCGCCCAAGGTCGCGCAGACGCTGGCCGCGGACCTCGGGGTCGAGGCGGCGGTCCTCGACCCGATCGAGGGGCTCAGCGACGACACCCAGGACTACTTCTCGATCGCCGAGGCCAACCTCGAGGCCCTGCGCGTGGCATTGTCCTGCTCGTGA
- the recO gene encoding DNA repair protein RecO has product MSLYRDEAIVLRTHKLGEADRIVTLLTREHGKVRAVGKGVRRTTSRFGSRLEPFMHIDVQLSTGRNLDVVTQVEALGSYGRQICEDYALYTVGTVMLETAERLVEAEREPSVQQYRLLVGAVRALATRAHAPGLVLDSYLLRALAVAGWAPSFTDCARCGAPGPHHAFAPAVGGAVCGACRPPGAAAPAPETFTLLAALLSGDWGVADASAERHRAEGNGLVAVFCQFHLERRLRSLPMVERV; this is encoded by the coding sequence GTGAGCCTCTACCGCGACGAGGCGATCGTCCTGCGCACCCACAAGCTGGGGGAGGCCGACCGCATCGTCACCCTCCTGACGCGCGAGCACGGCAAGGTGCGCGCCGTCGGCAAGGGCGTGCGCCGCACGACGTCCCGGTTCGGCTCCCGGCTCGAGCCGTTCATGCACATCGACGTGCAGCTGAGCACGGGACGCAACCTCGACGTCGTCACGCAGGTCGAGGCGCTCGGGTCGTACGGTCGCCAGATCTGCGAGGACTACGCGCTGTACACCGTCGGCACGGTGATGCTCGAGACGGCCGAACGGCTCGTCGAGGCGGAGCGCGAGCCGTCGGTCCAGCAGTACCGGCTGCTGGTCGGTGCGGTCCGCGCGCTCGCCACGCGCGCCCACGCACCGGGTCTCGTCCTGGACTCCTACCTGCTGCGCGCGCTCGCGGTCGCGGGGTGGGCGCCGAGCTTCACCGACTGCGCGCGGTGCGGTGCGCCCGGGCCGCACCACGCGTTCGCGCCCGCGGTCGGCGGGGCGGTGTGCGGCGCGTGCCGGCCGCCGGGCGCCGCAGCCCCGGCGCCGGAGACGTTCACGCTGCTCGCCGCGCTGCTCTCGGGCGACTGGGGCGTCGCCGACGCGAGCGCCGAGCGGCACCGGGCCGAGGGCAACGGCCTGGTCGCGGTGTTCTGCCAGTTCCACCTCGAGCGGCGCCTGCGCTCGCTCCCGATGGTCGAACGCGTCTGA
- a CDS encoding VOC family protein — protein MGLTVSMVTFDTHDAPALAAWWAGHLGGQVQGHEDEFVMVLPGGPGLPAFGFQRVDDPTPGKNRVHVDLGADDPARAVEEFVASGATRVAEHTLPDGFAWTVLADPHGNQFCVSATHAA, from the coding sequence ATGGGACTGACGGTGAGCATGGTGACCTTCGACACGCACGACGCCCCCGCGCTGGCGGCCTGGTGGGCGGGACACCTCGGTGGGCAGGTGCAGGGCCACGAGGACGAGTTCGTGATGGTGCTGCCCGGTGGGCCCGGCCTGCCGGCCTTCGGCTTCCAGCGCGTCGACGACCCCACGCCGGGCAAGAACCGGGTCCACGTGGACCTGGGCGCGGACGACCCGGCGCGAGCCGTCGAGGAGTTCGTGGCGTCCGGGGCGACGAGGGTGGCGGAGCACACGCTCCCGGACGGGTTCGCGTGGACGGTGCTGGCGGACCCGCACGGCAACCAGTTCTGCGTGTCGGCGACCCACGCCGCGTGA
- a CDS encoding DedA family protein yields the protein MSSSEVLAVYGLDGLPVAVALACLFTIVMARSHLTYWAGRAVQRGARFEGERRHGPRWWQRTVERTARLASTPSARRGVALVHRWGPLAVTLAYATVGIQTAVFAGAGLVRMPYLRFTVASIPGAALWAVIWGTVGAGAVWGAVTLAAGSAWALATMALVAVLLAVVVVAAVRRRRAAEPHLAITARDARTERTTSGERG from the coding sequence GTGTCGTCGAGCGAGGTGCTGGCCGTGTACGGCCTCGACGGTCTGCCCGTCGCGGTCGCGCTGGCGTGCCTCTTCACGATCGTCATGGCGCGCTCGCACCTGACCTACTGGGCGGGGCGAGCGGTCCAGCGCGGAGCCCGGTTCGAGGGTGAGCGCCGGCACGGTCCGCGCTGGTGGCAGCGGACCGTCGAGCGCACCGCCCGCCTCGCGTCGACGCCGTCGGCGCGCCGCGGCGTCGCGCTCGTGCACCGCTGGGGGCCGCTCGCGGTCACGCTGGCCTACGCGACCGTCGGCATCCAGACCGCCGTCTTCGCCGGCGCCGGGCTCGTGCGCATGCCGTACCTGCGCTTCACGGTCGCCTCGATCCCCGGCGCTGCCCTGTGGGCGGTCATCTGGGGCACCGTCGGCGCGGGCGCGGTGTGGGGCGCGGTCACGCTCGCCGCGGGCTCCGCATGGGCGCTCGCCACGATGGCGCTCGTCGCCGTGCTCCTCGCCGTCGTCGTGGTCGCCGCAGTGCGACGTCGCCGCGCGGCAGAACCGCACCTGGCGATCACGGCGCGCGACGCCCGCACCGAGCGGACGACGTCCGGCGAGCGCGGCTGA
- a CDS encoding outer membrane protein assembly factor BamB family protein — translation MGGVRPASQMRPVELVDDDDPSGTGGASARDDARARAAADAMGAPGDGRRRWPWVVGALVVVVGAAAVATGVTERAAHERADAFAALPGVVRPLEQVPVERWRTVADGPTPVLSAGGAIVTVAGAQGRWTVRSWEPATGALRWEVPVVDEAGSGFESVAVACSATADPAALLLCTWTEPGVVYGGSGESTPYVPPTQVLALDPDGGEQRGTWEIEGSLLGLVRAEGDVVVATGLRDRHVLVERRDGTDGTVRWSWTSPIPLVDNGGVRAAPRLVGDDRVVGLVAMTTTLLDAGTGAVLEAGPPGRQILVTGLPDGGFATWESGYGGTLRDADGEMRARVPGLPLDVVGDASVDELLMDIGNRVVAVRPQDGVATWRLPSSMSPVAVAHRVVVMAGEGSVGAVDGADGRLLWEEELVAEQRVPPVTDGLHVLTAEPAREGLRHLVARGLRDGVEAWRLGLPSDVRQLTGIGGRLVVVTDDAVIVLA, via the coding sequence ATGGGTGGCGTACGCCCGGCCTCGCAGATGCGGCCGGTCGAGCTTGTCGACGACGACGACCCCTCGGGGACCGGCGGCGCCTCGGCGCGCGACGACGCGCGTGCTCGGGCCGCTGCCGACGCCATGGGCGCCCCGGGGGACGGCCGACGCCGGTGGCCGTGGGTCGTGGGCGCCCTCGTCGTGGTGGTCGGCGCCGCGGCCGTCGCGACCGGTGTCACCGAGCGGGCCGCGCACGAGCGGGCCGACGCCTTCGCCGCGCTGCCCGGCGTCGTGCGTCCGCTGGAGCAGGTGCCCGTCGAGCGCTGGCGGACGGTCGCGGACGGACCGACACCCGTGCTGAGCGCGGGCGGCGCGATCGTGACCGTCGCCGGCGCTCAGGGGCGCTGGACCGTGCGCTCGTGGGAGCCGGCGACCGGCGCGCTGCGCTGGGAGGTACCGGTCGTCGACGAGGCCGGCTCGGGCTTCGAGTCCGTGGCGGTGGCGTGCTCGGCGACGGCGGACCCGGCGGCGCTGCTGCTGTGCACCTGGACGGAGCCGGGGGTCGTCTACGGCGGCTCGGGGGAGTCCACGCCGTACGTGCCGCCGACGCAGGTCCTCGCGCTGGACCCGGACGGTGGTGAGCAGCGGGGGACGTGGGAGATCGAGGGGAGCCTGCTCGGCCTCGTGCGCGCCGAGGGTGACGTCGTCGTCGCGACGGGGCTGCGCGACCGGCACGTCCTGGTCGAGCGTCGGGACGGCACGGACGGGACCGTGCGCTGGTCGTGGACCTCGCCGATCCCGCTGGTCGACAACGGCGGTGTGCGCGCCGCTCCCCGGCTCGTCGGGGACGACCGCGTCGTGGGGCTCGTGGCCATGACGACCACGCTGCTCGACGCGGGCACGGGCGCGGTCCTCGAGGCAGGTCCGCCCGGGCGGCAGATCCTGGTCACGGGCCTGCCCGACGGCGGTTTCGCGACGTGGGAGTCGGGGTACGGCGGGACGCTGCGCGACGCAGACGGCGAGATGCGCGCGCGCGTCCCGGGGCTGCCCCTCGACGTCGTGGGCGACGCGTCGGTCGACGAGCTCCTGATGGACATCGGCAACCGTGTGGTCGCCGTGCGGCCGCAGGACGGCGTCGCGACGTGGCGGCTGCCGTCGTCGATGTCGCCGGTCGCCGTGGCGCACCGCGTCGTGGTGATGGCGGGCGAGGGCTCGGTCGGCGCTGTGGACGGCGCGGACGGGCGGTTGCTCTGGGAGGAGGAGCTGGTCGCCGAGCAGCGCGTCCCGCCGGTGACCGACGGGCTGCACGTGCTCACCGCGGAGCCCGCCCGTGAGGGCCTCAGGCACCTGGTCGCCCGGGGGCTGCGCGACGGTGTGGAGGCGTGGCGGCTCGGCCTGCCCTCGGACGTGCGCCAGCTCACGGGCATCGGCGGCCGTCTGGTCGTGGTCACGGACGACGCGGTCATCGTCCTCGCGTGA
- a CDS encoding isoprenyl transferase, translating into MWDVPRETVPPYPHPSGARPPQIPRALVPRHVAVVMDGNGRWANARGLPRVEGHRAGEASLLDVVAGAIEIGVQHVSAYAFSTENWSRSPEEVRFLMGFNRDVLRRRRDLMDSWGVRVRWAGRRPRLWRSVIAELEEAERQTVDNTTCTLTMCVNYGGRAEIADAAQAIAREVAAGRLKPERVNEKTVQKYLDEPDLPDVDLFLRSSGEQRISNFMLWQSAYAEMVFLEEPWPDVDRRHLWRAVETYARRDRRYGGAVDVPAGS; encoded by the coding sequence ATGTGGGACGTGCCACGCGAGACCGTCCCGCCCTACCCGCACCCGTCCGGCGCCCGGCCGCCCCAGATCCCACGGGCCCTCGTGCCGCGTCACGTCGCGGTCGTGATGGACGGCAACGGCCGCTGGGCCAACGCGCGGGGGCTGCCCCGTGTCGAGGGCCACCGTGCGGGTGAGGCGTCGCTCCTGGACGTCGTGGCCGGCGCGATCGAGATCGGTGTGCAGCACGTGTCCGCGTACGCGTTCTCGACCGAGAACTGGTCGCGCTCGCCCGAGGAGGTCCGCTTCCTCATGGGCTTCAACCGCGACGTCCTGCGTCGGCGGCGCGACCTCATGGACTCGTGGGGCGTGCGGGTGCGCTGGGCCGGCCGGCGACCCCGGCTGTGGCGCTCGGTGATCGCCGAGCTCGAGGAGGCGGAGCGGCAGACCGTCGACAACACGACCTGCACGCTGACGATGTGCGTCAACTACGGCGGCCGCGCCGAGATCGCCGACGCCGCGCAGGCCATCGCGCGCGAGGTCGCCGCGGGCCGGCTCAAGCCCGAGCGGGTCAACGAGAAGACCGTGCAGAAGTACCTCGACGAGCCGGACCTGCCGGACGTCGACCTCTTCCTGCGGTCCTCGGGGGAGCAGCGGATCTCGAACTTCATGCTGTGGCAGTCGGCGTACGCCGAGATGGTCTTCCTCGAGGAGCCGTGGCCGGACGTCGACCGGCGGCACCTGTGGCGCGCGGTCGAGACGTACGCGCGGCGTGACCGGCGCTACGGCGGGGCGGTCGACGTCCCCGCCGGGAGCTGA
- a CDS encoding metal ABC transporter ATP-binding protein, with amino-acid sequence MNAIEATDVHVTLGGQPIVRGVDLTVPTGQVLALLGANGSGKSTLVRALLGVVPHVSGSVRLLGRPLGRDVPWRRVGYVPQRMAAGGGVPTTALEVVVSGLLDGRRLRPPRDARARALAALDALGVADLHDRRVQDLSGGQQQRVLIARALVREPSLLVLDEPTSGIDLPTQDTFVTALSSLRDAGTTVVVILHEIGPFAPLIDRAVVLRHGRVVHDGAPPPARGEHGEAGHDHTHPHADPEPPSEGPDLTLEVTR; translated from the coding sequence GTGAACGCGATCGAGGCCACCGACGTCCACGTGACGCTCGGCGGTCAGCCCATCGTGCGGGGCGTGGACCTGACGGTCCCCACCGGCCAGGTGCTCGCGCTGCTCGGCGCGAACGGGTCCGGCAAGTCGACGCTCGTGCGCGCCCTGCTCGGCGTCGTGCCGCACGTGTCGGGCAGCGTGCGCCTGCTGGGCCGGCCCCTGGGCCGCGACGTGCCCTGGCGGCGCGTCGGCTACGTGCCCCAGCGCATGGCCGCCGGCGGCGGCGTGCCCACGACGGCACTCGAGGTCGTGGTGTCCGGGCTGCTGGACGGCCGCCGCCTGCGCCCCCCGCGCGACGCGCGGGCGCGCGCACTGGCCGCGCTCGACGCCCTCGGCGTCGCCGACCTGCACGACCGCCGGGTGCAGGACCTGTCCGGCGGGCAGCAGCAGCGCGTCCTGATCGCACGGGCGCTGGTGCGCGAGCCGTCCCTCCTCGTGCTCGACGAGCCGACGTCCGGGATCGACCTGCCCACGCAGGACACGTTCGTCACCGCGCTGTCGTCCCTGCGCGACGCCGGGACCACCGTCGTGGTGATCCTGCACGAGATCGGGCCGTTCGCGCCGCTGATCGACCGTGCCGTCGTCCTGCGGCACGGGCGTGTCGTGCACGACGGCGCCCCACCGCCCGCACGCGGCGAGCACGGGGAGGCCGGGCACGACCACACCCACCCGCACGCCGACCCCGAACCGCCGTCCGAGGGACCCGACCTGACGCTGGAGGTGACCCGGTGA
- a CDS encoding FHA domain-containing protein → MTARPATAPDGRLDDRPASLGRRFLAVLVDQVVLLVLGGGVVLVAALRASAALRDGAAAPDAPAVPVPLLLAAVVLATVVTVAQWLAHGRLGWTLGRRLVGVRTVDVHSRRPVGAGRVLVRGLVVAAGTLVCAVGQYVVLLSPLLDRTGRRRGWHDRAVDAEVLRVTTSSRRGQGAHRHVAGTDAAPAGAAAGERPVPERPAVVATAVRGPQAPEVPTPVASALATPAGGLVLAPLHPQRSAPDLDTRAIPAVRSAPTLAFGLAPELETTRPAAPRTDVIPEPRPEPTPGLRVAFDDGRVLTVERLALVGRNPSPGPGLQVVRVADPTRSVSKTHLQLAVDSAGGAWVVDRGSTNGTLVTLPDGGQVVCPVDHPVRLREGAVVVFGDRSLRVVTMPVVTQGRSPVA, encoded by the coding sequence ATGACCGCCCGACCTGCGACCGCGCCGGACGGCAGGCTGGACGACCGGCCGGCGAGCCTGGGCCGGCGGTTCCTCGCGGTCCTCGTCGACCAGGTGGTCCTGCTGGTGCTCGGCGGCGGGGTCGTCCTCGTGGCGGCCCTGCGCGCCAGCGCCGCGCTGCGGGACGGTGCCGCGGCGCCGGACGCCCCCGCCGTCCCGGTGCCGCTGCTCCTCGCCGCGGTGGTCCTGGCCACGGTCGTCACGGTCGCGCAGTGGCTCGCGCACGGTCGCCTGGGCTGGACCCTCGGTCGGCGGCTGGTGGGTGTGCGGACGGTCGACGTGCACAGCCGCCGTCCTGTCGGTGCGGGTCGTGTGCTCGTGCGCGGGCTCGTCGTGGCGGCGGGGACGCTGGTCTGCGCCGTCGGGCAGTACGTGGTGCTGCTGTCACCGCTGCTCGACCGGACGGGCCGGCGGCGCGGTTGGCACGACCGCGCGGTCGACGCGGAGGTGCTGCGGGTGACCACGTCGTCGCGCCGCGGCCAAGGCGCGCACCGGCACGTGGCCGGCACCGACGCGGCCCCCGCCGGTGCGGCTGCGGGCGAGCGGCCCGTGCCCGAGCGGCCGGCGGTCGTGGCGACCGCCGTCCGCGGTCCGCAGGCCCCGGAGGTGCCGACACCCGTCGCATCGGCCCTCGCGACCCCGGCGGGCGGCCTGGTCCTGGCACCGCTGCACCCTCAGCGCTCGGCCCCCGACCTCGACACGCGCGCGATCCCGGCGGTGCGCTCGGCGCCGACGCTGGCGTTCGGGCTGGCGCCTGAGCTCGAGACGACACGCCCCGCCGCGCCGCGCACGGACGTGATCCCCGAGCCGCGGCCCGAGCCCACGCCGGGGCTGCGGGTCGCGTTCGACGACGGTCGCGTGCTCACCGTGGAGCGGCTCGCGCTCGTCGGTCGCAACCCCTCGCCCGGCCCCGGCCTGCAGGTCGTGCGCGTCGCCGACCCGACGCGATCGGTCTCCAAGACCCATCTGCAGCTCGCGGTGGACTCCGCCGGCGGTGCGTGGGTCGTGGACCGAGGCTCGACCAACGGCACCCTGGTGACGCTGCCCGACGGCGGACAGGTCGTGTGCCCGGTGGACCATCCCGTGCGGCTGCGCGAGGGGGCGGTCGTCGTGTTCGGCGACCGGTCCCTGCGGGTCGTCACGATGCCGGTCGTCACGCAGGGACGCAGCCCCGTCGCCTGA
- a CDS encoding VOC family protein, producing the protein MHITASAVSLNVPDVAASADFARTHLGFSEKMSADGFVSLNHPDAGFELALLRVGLSSFKPERIAGPAGQGLLLAFVVDDVDAEFARIAAAGAQVVTPPETEPWGERYCQFADPNGIVWQLVQWV; encoded by the coding sequence ATGCACATCACCGCGTCCGCCGTCTCCCTCAACGTCCCCGACGTCGCCGCGTCGGCGGACTTCGCCCGCACCCACCTGGGCTTCAGCGAGAAGATGTCCGCCGACGGCTTCGTGTCCCTGAACCACCCGGACGCCGGGTTCGAGCTGGCGCTGCTGCGCGTGGGCCTGTCGAGCTTCAAGCCCGAGCGGATCGCCGGGCCCGCCGGGCAGGGCCTGCTGCTCGCGTTCGTGGTCGACGACGTGGACGCCGAGTTCGCGCGCATCGCCGCGGCCGGGGCCCAGGTCGTCACGCCGCCGGAGACCGAGCCGTGGGGCGAGCGCTACTGCCAGTTCGCGGACCCGAACGGGATCGTCTGGCAGCTCGTCCAGTGGGTCTGA
- the leuA gene encoding 2-isopropylmalate synthase has protein sequence MSSQSPATPAPITQAPAAERNPQQPSGMPVHRYRPFHEQIRVDLPDRTWPDQRITRAPRWCAVDLRDGNQALIEPMSPARKLEMFELLVDMGYKEIEVGFPSASQTDYDFVRMLIEERRIPDDVVIQVLTQAREHLIERTYEAIAGAKQAIVHLYNSTSVLQREVVFRSDEDGIADIAVSGARYCKKYEELVPDTEVLYEYSPESYTGTELEYAVRVCNAVLDVLEPTPERPVIINLPATVEMATPNVYADSIEWMSRHLHHRESVVLSLHPHNDRGTAVAAAELGYLAGADRIEGCLFGNGERTGNVDLVTLGLNLFSQGVDPQIDFSDIDRIRRTVERCNQMPVHERHPYGGDLVFTAFSGSHQDAIKKGLDALEVRAAAAGKDVADVEWAVPYLPIDPKDVGRSYEAIIRVNSQSGKGGISYLLKSEKDLDLPRRLQIEFSQVVQQHTDQHGTEVTADELWSIFSDEYLPAPPEGPLEPWGRFALRGTRATSTEGGQDTLEVDVVDRGVEKTLSGTGNGPVAAFVAALRSTGVDVAVLDYAEHALSAGGDATAAAYVECAIGDDILWGVGIDPSITTASLKAIVSAVNRHER, from the coding sequence ATGAGCAGCCAGAGCCCCGCCACCCCCGCGCCGATCACCCAGGCGCCGGCCGCCGAGCGCAACCCGCAGCAGCCCTCGGGCATGCCCGTGCACCGGTACCGCCCGTTCCACGAGCAGATCCGCGTCGACCTGCCCGACCGCACATGGCCGGACCAGCGCATCACCCGGGCGCCCCGGTGGTGCGCGGTCGACCTGCGCGACGGCAACCAGGCGCTGATCGAGCCCATGAGCCCCGCCCGCAAGCTCGAGATGTTCGAGCTGCTGGTCGACATGGGCTACAAGGAGATCGAGGTCGGGTTCCCCTCGGCCTCGCAGACGGACTACGACTTCGTGCGGATGCTCATCGAGGAGCGTCGCATCCCCGACGACGTCGTGATCCAGGTGCTGACCCAGGCCCGTGAGCACCTCATCGAGCGGACCTACGAGGCGATCGCGGGTGCGAAGCAGGCGATCGTGCACCTGTACAACTCCACCTCCGTGCTGCAGCGCGAGGTCGTGTTCCGGTCCGACGAGGACGGCATCGCCGACATCGCCGTGTCGGGAGCGCGCTACTGCAAGAAGTACGAGGAGCTGGTCCCGGACACCGAGGTGCTCTACGAGTACAGCCCCGAGTCGTACACCGGCACCGAGCTGGAGTACGCGGTGCGGGTCTGCAACGCGGTGCTCGACGTGCTGGAGCCGACGCCCGAGCGCCCCGTCATCATCAACCTGCCGGCCACCGTCGAGATGGCGACCCCCAACGTCTACGCCGACTCGATCGAGTGGATGAGCCGCCACCTGCACCACCGCGAGTCGGTCGTGCTCTCGCTGCACCCGCACAACGACCGCGGCACCGCGGTGGCGGCCGCCGAGCTGGGCTACCTGGCCGGTGCGGACCGCATCGAGGGCTGCCTGTTCGGCAACGGTGAGCGCACCGGCAACGTCGACCTGGTCACGCTGGGCCTCAACCTGTTCAGCCAGGGCGTGGACCCGCAGATCGACTTCTCCGACATCGACCGCATCCGCCGCACCGTCGAGCGCTGCAACCAGATGCCCGTGCACGAGCGCCACCCGTACGGCGGGGACCTGGTGTTCACGGCGTTCTCCGGCTCGCACCAGGACGCGATCAAGAAGGGCCTCGACGCCCTGGAGGTCCGCGCCGCCGCGGCCGGCAAGGACGTCGCCGACGTCGAGTGGGCGGTGCCGTACCTGCCGATCGACCCCAAGGACGTGGGCCGCTCCTACGAGGCGATCATCCGGGTGAACTCCCAGTCCGGGAAGGGCGGGATCTCCTACCTGCTGAAGTCCGAGAAGGACCTGGACCTGCCGCGGCGCCTGCAGATCGAGTTCTCGCAGGTCGTGCAGCAGCACACCGACCAGCACGGCACCGAGGTCACCGCCGACGAGCTCTGGTCGATCTTCAGCGACGAGTACCTGCCCGCGCCGCCCGAGGGTCCCCTGGAGCCGTGGGGCCGGTTCGCGCTGCGCGGCACACGGGCCACGAGCACCGAGGGCGGTCAGGACACGCTGGAGGTCGACGTGGTGGACCGCGGGGTCGAGAAGACCCTGAGCGGCACCGGCAACGGCCCCGTCGCGGCCTTCGTCGCGGCCCTGCGCAGCACGGGGGTGGACGTCGCGGTGCTCGACTACGCCGAGCACGCGCTGTCCGCCGGCGGTGACGCGACGGCCGCCGCCTACGTCGAGTGCGCCATCGGCGACGACATCCTGTGGGGCGTCGGCATCGACCCGTCGATCACGACGGCGTCGCTCAAGGCGATCGTCTCGGCGGTCAACCGGCACGAGCGCTGA
- a CDS encoding metal ABC transporter permease produces the protein MTGWEQVVELLTSPLMQRALVAAVLVGAAAPVVGTFLVQRRMALMGDGIGHVALTGVALGWLVGSWAAVAPADALAVPGAVLAAVVGSVVIELVRERGRTSGDLALAIMFYGGIAGGVLLIKVAGGTNANLMSYLFGSISTVSTTDLWWTAALAVLVLTVGVGLRWALFAVSHDEEFARASGVPVRAMSMVIACLAALTVTISMRVVGLLLVSALMIVPVAVAQIFARSFGRTMVIASALGVTVSVVGLVITYWNDVPPGATIVVLAIALYAAAAVVHPVIARRRAAHDPHPDLSDDVLVPATDAGCEDALPAVRAAGDHR, from the coding sequence GTGACCGGGTGGGAGCAGGTCGTGGAGCTGCTGACGTCGCCGCTCATGCAGCGCGCGCTCGTCGCGGCCGTCCTGGTGGGTGCCGCCGCGCCCGTCGTCGGCACGTTCCTCGTGCAGCGCCGCATGGCCCTCATGGGCGACGGCATCGGCCACGTCGCGCTCACGGGCGTCGCCCTGGGCTGGCTCGTGGGCAGCTGGGCCGCGGTCGCGCCCGCCGACGCGCTCGCCGTGCCCGGCGCCGTGCTCGCCGCCGTCGTCGGCTCGGTCGTCATCGAGCTCGTCCGCGAGCGCGGCCGGACCAGCGGTGACCTCGCGCTGGCCATCATGTTCTACGGCGGCATCGCCGGCGGCGTCCTGCTCATCAAGGTCGCGGGCGGCACCAACGCGAACCTCATGAGCTACCTCTTCGGCTCGATCTCGACCGTGTCGACCACCGACCTGTGGTGGACGGCGGCGCTGGCCGTCCTCGTCCTCACCGTCGGGGTCGGCCTGCGCTGGGCGCTGTTCGCGGTGAGCCACGACGAGGAGTTCGCCCGCGCCAGCGGCGTCCCCGTCCGCGCGATGTCGATGGTCATCGCCTGCCTCGCAGCGCTCACGGTCACCATCTCCATGCGCGTCGTCGGCCTGCTCCTGGTCAGCGCGCTCATGATCGTGCCGGTCGCCGTCGCACAGATCTTCGCCCGCTCGTTCGGACGCACCATGGTGATCGCCAGCGCCCTCGGGGTCACGGTCAGCGTCGTCGGACTGGTCATCACGTACTGGAACGACGTGCCGCCCGGCGCGACGATCGTCGTGCTCGCGATCGCGCTGTACGCGGCGGCGGCAGTCGTGCACCCGGTGATCGCGCGGCGGCGCGCCGCCCACGACCCGCACCCCGACCTGTCCGACGACGTGCTGGTCCCTGCCACCGACGCCGGCTGCGAGGACGCTCTGCCCGCCGTGCGGGCCGCCGGCGACCACCGGTAG